A genomic window from Exiguobacterium acetylicum DSM 20416 includes:
- a CDS encoding DUF4352 domain-containing protein — translation MKKGLKWAGIIVIGAVILGNLGDDEEQGAPEKKVEVEQEAVKSEAKPVKAKAAAKPVKKTYGINDQVKVGKLTYVVNDVKMVDSLSNVLGEKKTSGQFLVIGLTILNGDKEERFVDSNMFKVNVGDTEYSADTELDLYANEDGMGFFLETINPNIEKTGNIVFELPKHVKNPMLEVSSGFGWAGGQSKEIQLTR, via the coding sequence ATGAAAAAAGGATTGAAGTGGGCAGGAATTATCGTGATTGGCGCAGTCATTCTCGGGAATCTAGGAGATGACGAAGAACAAGGAGCACCGGAGAAAAAAGTAGAGGTCGAACAAGAAGCAGTCAAATCAGAAGCAAAACCCGTGAAAGCAAAAGCAGCGGCGAAGCCGGTCAAGAAAACCTATGGCATCAACGATCAGGTGAAGGTCGGGAAACTGACGTATGTCGTCAATGACGTCAAGATGGTCGATTCGTTGTCGAACGTCCTCGGCGAAAAGAAAACGTCAGGACAATTCTTAGTCATCGGGTTGACGATTCTAAATGGAGACAAGGAAGAACGGTTCGTCGACAGCAATATGTTTAAAGTCAATGTCGGCGATACGGAATACTCAGCCGATACGGAACTTGATCTCTATGCAAATGAAGACGGGATGGGCTTCTTCTTAGAGACGATCAATCCGAACATCGAAAAAACCGGCAATATCGTCTTTGAATTACCGAAACATGTCAAAAATCCAATGCTTGAAGTCTCATCTGGCTTTGGCTGGGCAGGTGGACAATCGAAGGAGATTCAATTGACACGATGA
- a CDS encoding nucleotidyltransferase domain-containing protein, with protein MHQLHAIEQLVARLKQDPAVEAIFLKGSFGRGEEDVHSDIDLYCLVSEERQTKFLSRRLSHLSTYRSIIWKDEIDIIAPQMIVVYDDLLHIDLFTVTLDSLNHKDQLRVLYDPQEQLTDFTDTCDLTLSAQEATDEAIDAVWFLFQYKKAAARGNDLWAVEMLRSALIKFAKVLLHHHVPERAQLGLKTIPTTLPDHPRFALEAIYDVLTPATHAEAAQRYLACLETERNALDQTLASHPETLALLDRLTPELSIQQLKR; from the coding sequence ATGCATCAACTTCATGCGATCGAGCAACTGGTTGCTCGACTCAAACAAGATCCTGCAGTCGAAGCCATCTTCTTGAAAGGATCCTTCGGGCGGGGAGAAGAAGATGTTCATTCAGACATCGATTTGTACTGTCTCGTCTCAGAAGAACGTCAAACAAAATTCTTATCGCGTCGTTTGTCCCATCTTTCTACTTATCGTTCAATCATCTGGAAAGATGAGATCGACATCATCGCACCACAAATGATCGTCGTCTATGATGATCTCCTACATATCGATTTATTCACGGTGACGCTCGATTCGCTGAACCACAAGGATCAATTGCGCGTCTTGTATGATCCACAAGAACAGTTGACGGACTTTACCGATACATGTGACTTAACACTTTCTGCTCAAGAAGCGACCGATGAAGCAATCGATGCTGTCTGGTTCTTGTTTCAATATAAAAAAGCAGCAGCTCGGGGAAATGACTTATGGGCAGTCGAGATGCTCCGTAGCGCCTTGATTAAGTTCGCAAAAGTATTACTCCATCATCATGTTCCTGAACGAGCGCAACTCGGATTAAAGACGATTCCGACGACATTGCCAGACCATCCACGCTTTGCGCTTGAAGCAATCTATGACGTCCTGACACCCGCAACGCACGCTGAAGCGGCTCAACGTTATTTGGCTTGTTTAGAAACTGAACGAAACGCGCTCGACCAGACGCTTGCCTCTCATCCAGAGACGCTCGCTTTACTCGATCGATTAACGCCTGAACTCTCGATCCAACAATTAAAACGATAA
- a CDS encoding winged helix-turn-helix transcriptional regulator, which translates to MEETPSCRVETALEILTGKWKPSILLVLITHGTLRFSELKRQLPNITQKMLTAQLRELELNDIVHREIYQEVPPRVEYSLTDYGRTLIPVLDAINAWGEQHVIHLENKDKLTSTSQ; encoded by the coding sequence ATGGAAGAGACACCAAGCTGTCGCGTCGAGACAGCGCTCGAAATCTTGACCGGAAAATGGAAGCCGTCGATTTTACTCGTCTTGATCACACACGGAACGCTCCGCTTCAGTGAATTGAAACGCCAATTGCCGAACATTACGCAAAAAATGCTGACGGCTCAACTGCGTGAACTTGAACTGAACGACATCGTTCATCGCGAGATTTATCAGGAAGTCCCGCCACGCGTTGAGTATTCTCTAACGGACTATGGACGGACACTTATCCCCGTTCTTGACGCCATCAATGCATGGGGCGAACAACACGTCATCCATCTCGAAAATAAAGACAAACTTACGTCTACTTCACAATGA
- a CDS encoding VOC family protein gives MSIHPQITLGPVRLRVTDFDRSISFYTTSLGLRVLTQTDQLTVLGAQDTPLVELEVHPNARRFPPNSVAGLYHFAILLPNRKELGFVIRNLIEQGIEIGQGDHLVSEAFYLSDPDGNGIEIYADRPRETWTYEANGDVKMTTDPVDWQSMLVEAGEEDWYGMPSDTVMGHVHFHVKTLEAARSFYVETLGFEVAADASRMRALFVAAGGYHHHIGLNVWSGVNAPTNPEDAVGLVYWTLRYPDQATLQATIEALKSSTYTVTDQAGDVYVTDDAGITARLTT, from the coding sequence ATGTCGATTCACCCACAGATTACACTCGGTCCTGTTCGTTTACGCGTCACGGATTTCGATCGTTCGATTTCATTTTATACAACGTCACTTGGATTACGTGTGCTGACGCAAACGGATCAGCTCACAGTTCTTGGCGCACAAGATACACCACTCGTTGAACTTGAAGTCCATCCGAATGCCCGTCGTTTCCCACCGAACTCGGTCGCCGGGTTATATCATTTTGCGATTTTGCTACCGAACCGAAAAGAACTCGGTTTCGTCATCCGGAATTTGATCGAACAAGGGATCGAGATTGGTCAAGGCGACCATCTTGTCAGTGAAGCCTTTTACCTATCGGATCCAGATGGGAACGGAATTGAGATTTATGCCGATCGTCCACGTGAGACATGGACGTATGAAGCGAATGGGGACGTCAAGATGACGACGGATCCCGTTGATTGGCAAAGTATGCTCGTCGAAGCGGGAGAAGAAGATTGGTACGGCATGCCAAGCGATACGGTCATGGGACATGTCCATTTCCACGTCAAGACACTCGAAGCGGCGCGGTCATTTTATGTCGAGACGCTCGGCTTTGAAGTTGCCGCTGACGCTTCGCGGATGCGCGCGTTGTTCGTTGCTGCCGGTGGCTATCACCATCACATCGGTCTGAACGTCTGGTCTGGTGTCAACGCACCGACGAATCCGGAAGATGCGGTCGGACTCGTCTACTGGACGCTACGTTATCCGGATCAAGCGACGCTTCAAGCAACAATCGAGGCGTTGAAGTCTTCCACTTATACCGTTACCGATCAAGCAGGCGATGTCTATGTCACCGATGATGCTGGAATTACCGCTCGATTAACAACGTAA
- a CDS encoding NUDIX domain-containing protein — MLHRRKTYTIRPERLEEFTEFFHTYLYPLQVSHGARLVGRWVTEAEDEVIAIWEYRDREHFEQVDRDVRNSALRREAMEKRARLGKNLYIKSYEDFMTATGTYAPPRAIVSVTAYITNDAGEVLLVRNLHRGDTYEMPGGQVENHESILDAIKREVKEETGVDVSIDGITGIYQNVSSHVLCVCFRGKAVGGELATQEGETTDVGFFPLTRDSLSEYIKREHFQLRTLDAMDPHYFPHALYKVRPYELISRYDGNTTSSSR; from the coding sequence ATGTTACATCGCCGGAAGACCTATACGATTCGTCCCGAACGCCTAGAAGAATTCACTGAGTTTTTCCATACCTATTTGTACCCGCTTCAAGTCAGCCATGGTGCCCGTCTTGTTGGGCGCTGGGTGACGGAAGCAGAAGATGAAGTCATCGCCATCTGGGAATACCGTGACCGCGAACACTTCGAACAAGTCGATCGTGATGTCCGCAACAGTGCCTTACGTCGTGAAGCGATGGAGAAGCGCGCACGCCTCGGCAAAAACCTTTATATCAAATCGTATGAAGATTTTATGACAGCGACCGGTACGTATGCTCCCCCTCGCGCGATCGTCAGCGTGACCGCGTATATCACGAACGATGCCGGTGAAGTTCTCCTCGTCCGTAACCTGCATCGTGGTGATACGTACGAGATGCCGGGTGGACAAGTCGAGAATCATGAGTCAATTCTTGACGCCATCAAACGCGAAGTCAAAGAAGAGACCGGTGTCGATGTCTCAATCGATGGTATCACCGGTATTTATCAAAATGTCTCAAGCCATGTCCTGTGCGTCTGCTTCCGTGGAAAAGCGGTCGGTGGTGAACTCGCGACCCAAGAAGGCGAAACGACGGATGTCGGCTTCTTCCCACTGACACGTGACTCGCTGAGTGAGTATATCAAACGGGAGCACTTCCAGTTGCGGACGCTTGATGCGATGGATCCACATTACTTTCCGCATGCCTTATATAAAGTCAGACCGTATGAACTGATCAGCCGGTACGACGGTAATACAACGTCGTCTTCACGGTAA
- a CDS encoding DedA family protein has product MDIMALVRLAGGIMFTPLSDDVLMMSFAALRLREGMYPVVIWLTAWPVFFIAFTWFYLLARFFREIPLVKRWMKSRFLERAETIIERRGLWAIGLSFFLPGVRHPIHYVAGLLGYPLPRYLVMTFLAAGVYTGLWTFLIVRIGEAVTWSELWNWLQVNPGIVGSVLIIVIGIAVIGIVHHRRQKESVEESSSI; this is encoded by the coding sequence ATGGATATCATGGCACTCGTCCGCCTGGCTGGCGGAATCATGTTCACCCCATTGTCGGACGATGTCTTGATGATGAGTTTTGCGGCATTACGTTTACGGGAGGGAATGTACCCGGTCGTCATTTGGTTGACCGCATGGCCGGTTTTCTTCATTGCTTTTACATGGTTTTATTTACTTGCACGGTTCTTCCGTGAGATTCCGCTCGTCAAACGGTGGATGAAGTCACGTTTCTTGGAACGAGCAGAAACGATCATCGAACGACGCGGATTATGGGCGATTGGACTATCGTTCTTCTTACCCGGCGTCAGACATCCGATTCATTATGTCGCCGGACTTCTTGGTTATCCGTTACCACGCTATTTAGTGATGACGTTCTTAGCGGCAGGCGTTTATACCGGTCTTTGGACCTTTTTAATCGTCCGGATCGGAGAAGCCGTCACCTGGTCGGAACTGTGGAACTGGCTTCAGGTGAATCCAGGAATCGTCGGCTCTGTCTTGATCATCGTAATCGGTATTGCCGTAATTGGTATCGTGCATCATCGGCGTCAAAAGGAATCAGTCGAGGAAAGTTCTTCAATATAA
- a CDS encoding PepSY-associated TM helix domain-containing protein has protein sequence MNLMQTEETVKKAPTSSAYRTIWRWHFYTGIIFAPFLVMLAVTGSIYLFKPQIENVLYQSYYEVTPKADRITATEQIDRVKAKYPDALVTSYRPGESDNRSSEVKVSSPDMSATVFVNPYSGKIIGTLSDDDRIMNKIEEIHGELMAGTTGDRFVELVACWAIVLIVTGLFLWFPRKEKGVAGVLFPRLRQGKKLFRRDLHAVPAFWITAGMLFLILTGLPWSGFWGANFQSLVTNQGLGYPPSIWGGEAPTSTLQTKDIAEVPWAAETLDVPQSKVEGAVPASIDDIVAIGKQQGMDPSFKISIPSDPSGVYTLSAYPAKAQNEATIHLDQYSGAVLADYRYDNYGVVGKIVATGITLHKGTEFGWFNQLISLLICLGIILVAVSGFYLWLKRKPSTGMGAPKGPKAFMLKGFLAVLVVLGIVFPLVGLSLLVVWLVDFLVIRRIPSVRRFFNA, from the coding sequence ATGAATCTCATGCAGACAGAAGAGACGGTCAAAAAAGCACCGACTTCTTCTGCTTACCGGACGATTTGGCGGTGGCACTTTTATACTGGTATCATTTTTGCGCCGTTCCTCGTCATGCTTGCTGTGACAGGATCCATTTATCTTTTTAAGCCGCAAATCGAAAACGTCCTGTATCAATCGTATTATGAAGTTACACCAAAAGCAGATCGCATCACGGCAACGGAACAGATCGATCGCGTCAAAGCGAAGTATCCCGATGCACTCGTCACGTCGTACCGACCGGGTGAATCCGACAATCGATCCAGTGAAGTGAAGGTTTCGTCACCAGACATGTCGGCGACCGTCTTCGTCAATCCGTATTCCGGGAAAATCATCGGAACATTATCAGACGATGACCGGATCATGAATAAAATCGAAGAGATCCACGGAGAACTGATGGCGGGAACGACCGGCGACCGATTCGTTGAACTCGTTGCCTGTTGGGCAATCGTCTTGATCGTGACAGGATTATTCTTGTGGTTCCCGCGTAAAGAAAAAGGGGTGGCCGGCGTATTGTTTCCGCGATTGCGTCAAGGAAAGAAGCTATTTCGTCGTGATCTCCACGCCGTTCCGGCATTCTGGATCACAGCAGGGATGCTGTTCCTGATCTTGACTGGCTTACCGTGGTCCGGTTTCTGGGGAGCAAACTTCCAGTCCCTCGTCACGAACCAAGGACTGGGCTATCCCCCGTCCATCTGGGGTGGGGAGGCACCGACGTCAACGCTTCAAACGAAGGATATTGCGGAAGTCCCATGGGCTGCTGAAACACTTGATGTTCCGCAGTCAAAAGTCGAAGGAGCTGTTCCGGCTTCGATCGATGACATCGTTGCGATCGGTAAACAACAGGGAATGGACCCAAGCTTTAAAATTAGTATTCCAAGCGATCCGAGCGGTGTTTATACACTGTCCGCGTATCCAGCGAAAGCACAGAATGAAGCGACGATCCATCTCGATCAATATTCCGGTGCCGTGCTCGCTGACTACCGTTATGACAACTATGGAGTCGTCGGTAAAATCGTCGCGACCGGAATCACGCTTCACAAAGGAACTGAATTCGGCTGGTTCAACCAATTGATCAGTCTATTGATTTGTCTTGGAATCATTCTCGTAGCGGTCAGTGGTTTCTATCTCTGGTTGAAACGAAAACCAAGCACAGGAATGGGGGCACCGAAAGGACCGAAAGCATTCATGTTGAAAGGATTCCTCGCTGTGCTTGTCGTGCTGGGAATCGTCTTCCCGCTCGTCGGTCTATCGTTGCTCGTCGTCTGGCTGGTCGATTTCCTCGTCATCCGTCGTATTCCGAGTGTAAGGAGGTTCTTCAATGCGTAA
- a CDS encoding FixH family protein yields the protein MRKSIQTLMLGGLLVTTTSLAGCAVDSDAAEQYAVAKPLSIKMNIPKDLQPDAKKKQTFEATVWREAEPVQKVDYVHFEIWKADGTVRYSMEPAEETKPGVYTIAKALPKSGLYYVKAHASSEGTMIMPTRQFIVGELSKEDLKILQGGAKPAGGSSGHHH from the coding sequence ATGCGTAAATCGATACAAACACTCATGCTCGGCGGACTGCTCGTCACGACGACGAGTCTTGCTGGCTGTGCGGTCGATTCCGATGCAGCAGAACAGTATGCCGTAGCTAAGCCGTTATCGATCAAAATGAATATCCCAAAGGACTTACAACCGGATGCCAAGAAAAAGCAGACGTTTGAAGCAACAGTCTGGCGTGAAGCCGAACCGGTTCAAAAAGTCGATTATGTACATTTCGAAATCTGGAAAGCGGATGGAACAGTACGCTATAGTATGGAACCGGCAGAGGAGACAAAGCCAGGTGTCTATACGATTGCGAAGGCACTACCGAAATCCGGTTTGTATTATGTCAAAGCGCATGCAAGCAGTGAAGGTACGATGATCATGCCAACACGGCAGTTCATCGTCGGTGAGTTATCGAAAGAAGATTTAAAAATCTTACAAGGTGGAGCAAAACCAGCTGGCGGAAGTAGCGGTCACCATCATTGA
- a CDS encoding copper resistance protein CopC, translating into MRIIRFVLLFLVCLLPISVEAHTSLKSSNPAEGSALSEPVDRIRLTFSEAVEKTSTLRVVDANGVEQSLAKPLIIGNELSAVVSEPLTEGKYTIKWASISDDGHPVKGTIRFTILGEAKAETSTVEKAEPMETKAAVVPEAEPVSKGLVPTLLPWIVGGLLISIVILLLLRRRTT; encoded by the coding sequence ATGCGCATCATCCGATTTGTACTCCTATTCCTCGTTTGTCTGTTGCCCATATCGGTCGAAGCACATACGAGTTTAAAAAGCTCGAATCCGGCAGAGGGATCGGCATTATCTGAACCCGTCGATCGAATCCGCTTGACGTTCAGTGAGGCTGTTGAAAAAACAAGCACCTTACGTGTAGTAGACGCGAATGGCGTCGAACAGTCTCTCGCAAAACCGCTCATCATCGGAAATGAACTGAGTGCTGTCGTCTCAGAGCCTTTAACGGAAGGAAAATATACGATCAAGTGGGCATCGATTTCAGATGATGGTCATCCCGTTAAAGGAACGATTCGTTTTACGATACTAGGTGAGGCAAAAGCTGAAACAAGCACCGTAGAAAAGGCTGAGCCGATGGAAACAAAAGCAGCAGTCGTTCCTGAAGCGGAGCCAGTTTCAAAAGGACTCGTTCCGACACTGCTCCCATGGATCGTCGGGGGACTGTTAATCAGTATCGTCATCCTTCTCTTGTTACGTCGTCGCACGACATGA
- a CDS encoding copper resistance D family protein, translated as MSAFLGELLVYMGGALWMGYLVLCFIPRKRKPPLMDGTSWAVAGLGMLVLGTSIPVFGAVRFLLSTQTMTEALRTGLLELHIGRMFLVVYFSALLLLIVFAWQKRRSILLALLTIPLWIGIAGTSHAAAKYGALGWTLQFSHFLCVTAWIGVVFWIAIGARSTAHWSAFLSWFSPFARIAFTGVILSGLLLMQLAIPLERYTNLWGVPYGQALLLKHLLLLPLLFYAFCNGTLVRRRLRFDSTYDPRPLLRMESIILVLLFMASASLSRLEQPTLGQLPVSGPAGEGWVLMIGIATLPLLLLGYRRHAVGVLLSLFSVSLIYLGLLATG; from the coding sequence ATGAGTGCGTTTCTAGGAGAACTACTCGTCTACATGGGTGGAGCGCTTTGGATGGGCTATTTGGTATTATGCTTCATCCCAAGGAAACGGAAACCGCCATTAATGGACGGTACGTCGTGGGCGGTAGCGGGACTCGGGATGCTCGTTCTTGGAACGAGCATCCCGGTCTTTGGTGCCGTTCGTTTTCTACTTTCGACGCAAACGATGACAGAAGCTCTACGAACGGGGTTACTGGAGTTGCATATCGGTCGGATGTTTCTTGTCGTTTACTTCTCTGCTTTACTCCTGTTGATCGTATTCGCATGGCAAAAGCGACGGTCCATCCTGCTCGCACTCTTGACGATCCCGTTATGGATTGGTATCGCAGGAACAAGTCATGCGGCGGCCAAATACGGTGCGCTCGGGTGGACGCTTCAATTTAGTCACTTCTTATGTGTGACAGCATGGATCGGTGTCGTGTTTTGGATAGCCATCGGTGCCCGCTCGACCGCTCATTGGTCTGCCTTTTTAAGTTGGTTCAGTCCGTTTGCCCGGATCGCCTTTACGGGTGTCATCCTGTCGGGTCTGTTACTGATGCAACTGGCGATTCCACTTGAACGCTATACGAATCTCTGGGGTGTGCCATACGGTCAAGCGTTGTTGCTGAAGCACCTCTTGCTGCTACCACTTTTGTTCTACGCCTTCTGTAATGGAACGCTCGTAAGGCGTCGGTTGCGTTTCGACTCAACGTACGATCCGCGTCCACTACTCCGGATGGAGAGTATCATTTTAGTATTGCTGTTCATGGCGAGCGCTTCACTCAGTCGTCTGGAACAACCGACGCTAGGGCAACTGCCGGTCAGTGGTCCAGCAGGGGAGGGGTGGGTCTTGATGATTGGCATCGCCACGCTACCATTGCTTTTACTCGGATATCGTCGCCATGCAGTGGGTGTCTTGCTGAGTTTATTCAGCGTCAGTTTGATTTATCTTGGGCTGCTAGCGACAGGGTGA
- a CDS encoding acyltransferase family protein, with the protein MKSSSRSITYMPGLDGLRAFAVLSVILYHLSVSFFSGGFLGVDLFFVLSGYLITGLLLREWQTTGRLDLKRFWIHRFRRLFPALFVMLLLVLGYVTVFERELLHTVRQDSAFALIYGTNWWYIFHDVSYFESFGKPSPIQNLWSLAIEEQFYLLFPILLWFGMKNRRLFLQLIGVAIGASVLAMAIQFTPGEDPSRVYYGTDTRLFALLIGSLLAFAWQPTRFKLDIPKRGVRLLNQTGAVTLPLLLMLMIVTSEFGSFLYRGGFFLVSVLAALLIAAIAHPASIWSRWFAHPALVTIGKRSYGLYLWHFPVITLLTPVEQIGTFSLLRTVLIVVVLVALTEASYRFIERPIRQHGLSGYLKRLSLHPRQLRQFSAVQWTSVAVLTVLVVGFIGNLSILAVSDTPKPEPAFHKVAAPKEKPKPVLKPTTPTAKSDQRKICRPTLAIGDSVLLGVEDYLGSTLKQLTIDAKLGRQLREAIPLSEQYAAYNQHGRQVILHLGTNGSFRKDQLNSLLDQFANADHVYLVTARVPRPWEAEVNQMLREASKRKRVELIDWHAVAVKHPSYFEADGVHLNIKGARAYSKILAKATNCAVSTK; encoded by the coding sequence ATGAAATCCTCGTCTCGTTCGATTACATATATGCCAGGGCTTGATGGCTTACGTGCCTTTGCTGTTCTATCTGTCATTCTCTACCACCTGTCCGTTTCATTCTTCTCCGGTGGTTTCCTCGGTGTTGATCTCTTTTTTGTCCTATCTGGTTACCTGATTACTGGTCTCTTGTTACGCGAGTGGCAAACGACCGGACGCCTCGATTTGAAACGGTTTTGGATTCATCGCTTCCGTCGCCTGTTCCCAGCCCTATTCGTCATGCTGTTACTCGTTCTCGGGTACGTAACCGTCTTTGAACGCGAGCTGTTGCACACGGTTCGCCAAGATAGTGCCTTTGCGCTCATTTACGGGACGAACTGGTGGTATATCTTCCATGACGTCTCGTATTTCGAGTCGTTCGGTAAACCGTCACCAATCCAAAATCTTTGGTCGCTCGCAATCGAGGAGCAGTTCTATCTGTTATTCCCGATCTTACTCTGGTTCGGAATGAAAAATCGCCGCTTATTTTTGCAATTGATCGGCGTTGCGATCGGCGCATCCGTGCTCGCGATGGCGATTCAGTTCACACCCGGTGAAGATCCAAGTCGTGTCTACTACGGCACGGATACTCGGTTATTCGCCTTGTTGATCGGCAGTCTGCTCGCTTTCGCGTGGCAGCCGACCCGCTTTAAGCTCGATATCCCAAAACGTGGTGTCCGGTTACTGAATCAAACAGGTGCCGTTACTTTACCGCTCTTACTCATGCTGATGATCGTCACAAGTGAGTTCGGAAGCTTCTTATACCGGGGTGGCTTTTTCCTTGTCTCCGTCCTTGCTGCACTATTGATTGCTGCGATCGCCCACCCGGCGTCGATTTGGAGTCGCTGGTTTGCGCATCCAGCACTTGTCACCATCGGTAAACGATCGTACGGTTTATATCTATGGCATTTTCCCGTCATCACGTTGCTGACACCGGTCGAGCAGATTGGGACGTTCTCGTTGCTTCGGACTGTGTTAATTGTCGTCGTGCTGGTTGCGTTAACCGAAGCATCGTATCGCTTCATCGAACGTCCGATCCGTCAACACGGACTGTCCGGTTACTTAAAGCGTCTATCGTTGCATCCACGACAGTTACGTCAGTTTTCGGCGGTGCAGTGGACGAGTGTTGCCGTATTGACGGTTCTTGTCGTCGGCTTCATTGGTAACTTATCGATTCTTGCTGTCTCCGATACACCGAAGCCAGAACCTGCTTTTCATAAGGTAGCTGCGCCAAAAGAAAAACCGAAACCAGTCCTGAAACCGACGACACCTACAGCAAAATCCGATCAGCGGAAAATCTGTCGTCCAACGCTCGCGATCGGGGACTCGGTGTTACTCGGTGTTGAAGATTATCTCGGCAGTACACTTAAACAACTGACGATTGATGCGAAACTCGGACGGCAGTTGCGGGAAGCAATTCCGCTGAGTGAGCAGTATGCTGCGTACAATCAGCACGGACGCCAAGTCATTCTCCACCTCGGAACGAACGGTAGCTTCCGTAAGGATCAGTTGAATAGTTTGCTCGATCAATTCGCAAATGCCGATCACGTCTATCTCGTCACTGCACGCGTCCCGCGTCCATGGGAAGCAGAAGTCAATCAGATGTTACGGGAAGCATCGAAACGGAAGCGGGTCGAACTGATTGACTGGCATGCCGTTGCCGTCAAACATCCATCTTACTTCGAAGCAGATGGTGTCCATTTGAATATCAAGGGAGCACGTGCCTATTCGAAGATTCTTGCGAAAGCGACGAATTGTGCTGTTTCAACGAAATAA
- a CDS encoding sensor histidine kinase, with protein MRRIKLTVWMLVLLLLAAFLSTALAWLLASQLPLGGKTVPRYYYTTEEDTVSAVKEDITRYQNGQIPTGPYDWAVYDANGRLVSASDKYPKDLTPSRLLAEQTPTEREPSDTGKVRTLHHIEAINLGTREPGYFLTVQSDKPTLNEYQVGNSNAFFILQVVLFIVFLLLLTRWIAGLFRELERRLERLTVEPAPTEPLPPVKGPKEFKLFAQSIERIEQELRTLRVRDQERFVEQLRLITSLSHDLRTPLTSIQGFIQWLTEKHETLSATERTELLAIVTRQSETLASRIDELFTLAKLSNTDYPVERTSLDLVTLTEQVLELFPGIDGVIDGPPHVALFADPMLLRRLLENLIRNATLHGTGDLRISINDEAEDIQLICSNAIETTYTLEELNTWLTPFGTSDASRSSGGSGIGLSIVQQIMARHEGSVALTSKDNRFIVTCRFPHAS; from the coding sequence ATGAGACGGATCAAATTGACGGTCTGGATGCTTGTTTTACTTCTGCTCGCTGCATTTTTGAGTACGGCACTTGCCTGGTTGCTGGCGAGTCAATTGCCGCTTGGTGGAAAAACGGTTCCCCGTTACTACTACACGACGGAAGAAGACACGGTGAGCGCTGTTAAAGAGGACATTACACGTTATCAAAATGGACAAATACCGACCGGGCCCTATGATTGGGCAGTATACGATGCCAATGGTCGTCTGGTCAGCGCTTCCGACAAGTATCCAAAAGACTTAACACCGAGCCGACTGCTTGCTGAGCAAACACCAACCGAGCGGGAGCCATCAGACACAGGAAAGGTTAGGACATTGCACCATATCGAAGCGATCAATCTTGGAACCCGTGAGCCTGGCTATTTTTTGACTGTTCAGTCCGATAAACCAACACTCAATGAATATCAAGTCGGTAATTCGAACGCCTTCTTCATCTTACAAGTCGTCTTGTTCATCGTCTTTCTACTGCTTTTAACACGTTGGATCGCTGGTTTGTTCCGCGAACTCGAGCGACGGCTTGAGCGGTTGACGGTCGAACCAGCGCCAACAGAACCGTTACCTCCCGTCAAAGGACCGAAGGAATTCAAGTTGTTCGCCCAATCGATCGAACGAATCGAACAGGAACTCCGCACCTTACGCGTACGCGACCAGGAGCGGTTCGTCGAGCAGTTGCGATTGATCACGAGTCTGTCGCACGACCTACGGACTCCATTGACCTCAATCCAAGGCTTCATTCAGTGGCTAACCGAAAAACACGAGACGTTATCCGCGACGGAACGGACGGAGCTTCTAGCGATCGTCACTCGACAGTCGGAAACTCTCGCTTCCCGGATCGACGAATTGTTCACGCTCGCTAAATTATCGAACACCGATTATCCAGTCGAACGGACATCGCTTGATCTCGTCACACTGACGGAACAAGTCCTGGAACTGTTTCCCGGCATCGATGGCGTCATCGATGGTCCACCTCACGTGGCATTGTTCGCCGATCCGATGCTCTTACGACGCTTGCTTGAGAATTTGATTCGCAATGCGACGCTTCACGGAACTGGTGACCTTCGGATTTCGATCAACGATGAAGCAGAAGACATTCAGCTGATCTGCTCAAATGCGATTGAAACGACCTATACGCTAGAGGAACTAAACACGTGGCTGACGCCATTCGGGACGTCGGATGCTTCTCGCTCGTCTGGTGGCTCCGGCATCGGTTTGTCAATCGTTCAGCAAATCATGGCGCGTCATGAGGGGAGCGTCGCGTTGACTTCAAAAGACAACCGCTTCATCGTGACCTGTCGTTTTCCACATGCTTCTTAA